The genome window AGAAGCATGACCGCCCCATCTCCCGCGAGGAAGCCATTCAGGAAGGCCTGATTGATGCCGAAACCTATGACGCCGCTGCCGCCCTGTGTTTCAAGCTTTTTGACGCAGGCGTAAAACATGCCGCCGCGCAGGGACTCATCCTCGTCGATACGAAATACGAAATCGGTAAACTGAACGGGAAATTGGTGGTATCGGACGAGATACATACGCCCGATTCATCACGTTACTGGTTTGCCGACACCTACGACTCACTTTTCAAGGCAGGTAAGGAACAGCGCAAGATTGATAAGGAATATATCCGGGAATGGCTGGTATCGCAGGGATTCCGCGGCGATGGCACTCCTCCGGAGTTAACCGAAGAAGTCCGCGTCGAAGCCGCCAAACGGTATATTCAAGCTTACGAGCAGGTCACGGGCCTGAAATTCAACGTCACAGATGAACCTGTGGCGGCCCGTATCGCCAATAATCTGAGGCGGGCCGGTTGCTTGAAGTAGAGCCCTTACCCGCGGGCCAGCAAACCATCAATCTG of bacterium contains these proteins:
- a CDS encoding phosphoribosylaminoimidazolesuccinocarboxamide synthase, producing the protein MIAEERIRAELKNTLNETNFPGLGERHQGKVRESYIQKDQRIIVTTDRVSAFDCIIGTIPFKGQVLNQLAAFWFEKTKPIIPNHIISIPDPNVMVVHECEQLPLEFIVRGYITGVTKTSAWYNYERGVRYFCGNTLPEGLKKDQKLERPILTPTTKHEKHDRPISREEAIQEGLIDAETYDAAAALCFKLFDAGVKHAAAQGLILVDTKYEIGKLNGKLVVSDEIHTPDSSRYWFADTYDSLFKAGKEQRKIDKEYIREWLVSQGFRGDGTPPELTEEVRVEAAKRYIQAYEQVTGLKFNVTDEPVAARIANNLRRAGCLK